A single genomic interval of Lewinellaceae bacterium harbors:
- a CDS encoding VCBS repeat-containing protein, protein MYFIIFIISAFIPGNPVLFQFSQEHAEKMNHPLLQFHDSLPPSPSYLWRHLSTTTGDIPPMNGGTEQTASLVTDVNNDGINDIFIAERTQAPALIGLIRNDTGWQRIIIESEPLLIEAGAAAYDIDQDGDMDLVFGGEARSNEVWWWENPFPNIDPVKGWQRHTIKHQGATKHHDRAFIDFDGDGRCELVFWNQYAHTLFYARIPADPSAGSWTFLPVYTYSADGEMVPRSEYPVWRQVNEHEGLAGQDMDGDGIDDIVAGGRWFKYQEGRFIENIIDASYTFTRIAAGQLIEGDRPEVVMVVGDGVGPLTLYQWQEGTWRPQILIDSVDNGHTLEIMDFNGDGHPDIFNAEMRFGEGNPDAEVRILLGDGTGYFQKMVIATGFGVHEGKLVDLDGDGDLDVLGKPYSWQTPRLDIWMNEGPGDRK, encoded by the coding sequence ATGTACTTTATCATCTTCATCATTTCTGCTTTTATACCGGGAAATCCTGTTCTTTTTCAATTCAGCCAGGAACACGCCGAAAAGATGAACCATCCACTCCTCCAGTTTCACGACTCCCTACCCCCTTCTCCTTCGTACTTATGGCGACACCTGAGTACTACGACAGGTGACATACCGCCCATGAATGGTGGCACCGAACAAACGGCCAGCCTGGTCACGGATGTCAATAACGACGGGATCAACGATATATTTATTGCTGAGCGCACCCAGGCACCGGCACTGATCGGTTTGATCCGCAATGACACCGGATGGCAACGCATCATCATCGAATCGGAACCTTTGCTCATAGAAGCGGGAGCCGCCGCCTATGACATTGATCAGGACGGTGATATGGACCTGGTATTCGGTGGTGAAGCCCGAAGTAATGAAGTCTGGTGGTGGGAGAATCCGTTTCCGAACATCGACCCGGTCAAGGGCTGGCAACGACACACGATCAAACACCAGGGTGCCACTAAACACCACGACCGCGCTTTTATTGATTTTGATGGGGATGGAAGGTGTGAACTTGTATTCTGGAATCAGTATGCACACACCCTGTTTTATGCACGAATACCTGCTGACCCTTCGGCAGGATCATGGACTTTTTTACCCGTATACACCTACTCAGCTGATGGTGAAATGGTGCCCCGAAGTGAATACCCTGTCTGGCGGCAAGTCAATGAACATGAAGGCCTGGCCGGGCAGGATATGGATGGTGATGGCATAGATGATATCGTCGCTGGGGGACGGTGGTTTAAATATCAGGAAGGAAGATTTATTGAAAACATCATCGATGCAAGCTACACCTTTACGCGGATCGCAGCCGGTCAATTGATCGAAGGCGACAGGCCTGAAGTGGTGATGGTCGTTGGTGATGGAGTTGGGCCCTTGACCCTGTATCAATGGCAGGAAGGCACCTGGAGGCCACAGATCCTGATCGATTCCGTGGATAATGGACACACCCTTGAAATCATGGATTTTAATGGCGATGGACATCCTGACATTTTCAATGCCGAAATGCGCTTCGGGGAAGGCAATCCGGATGCCGAGGTTCGTATTTTACTGGGTGACGGAACCGGGTATTTTCAAAAAATGGTGATAGCCACCGGTTTTGGCGTCCATGAAGGCAAACTGGTAGATCTCGACGGAGACGGAGATCTGGATGTGCTCGGCAAGCCTTATTCCTGGCAAACCCCGCGTTTGGACATCTGGATGAACGAAGGACCCGGCGATAGAAAGTAG
- a CDS encoding 2-dehydro-3-deoxygalactonokinase — protein sequence MKKVNKCITDSPLICADWGTTNLRLFLVNAATGTIQASIRYARGILNIHHEIIRNNQEHLRTQLFRTQLQEGVDALSQEAGTDLSGTDIILSGMASSSIGIKLIPYSSIPFSLTSGQLMHAWLDPMTGFSNRVLILSGLSVADDVMRGEEVQALGWYLSAGMSGKLTLLLPGTHSKHIFIENGRILAFKTYLTGELFQVLLEHSILNVPGKTNENENPDQAFRLGVEASESQALLHELFKIRALTLQDHLSVALVPDYLSGLLIGHELRQLEVASDTIHLAASDQLVHRYQQAMELLGLDCYQTWDQAQLSQFTIKGQVHAWQQITSGYSEHRS from the coding sequence ATGAAAAAGGTAAATAAATGCATCACCGATTCCCCGTTGATCTGTGCTGATTGGGGTACAACAAATCTGCGTTTATTCCTGGTCAATGCAGCAACCGGTACCATACAGGCTTCCATTCGATATGCTCGTGGCATCCTGAATATCCATCACGAGATCATCAGGAATAATCAGGAGCATTTGCGAACACAACTTTTCCGTACGCAATTGCAGGAGGGCGTCGATGCATTATCCCAGGAGGCTGGGACTGACTTAAGCGGAACTGATATCATCCTATCGGGCATGGCAAGCTCATCAATAGGTATCAAACTTATCCCCTACAGCTCCATTCCTTTCTCACTGACCTCAGGCCAATTGATGCATGCCTGGCTGGACCCGATGACCGGGTTTTCCAACCGGGTCCTGATTCTATCCGGGTTATCCGTAGCAGATGATGTCATGCGGGGTGAGGAAGTGCAGGCTCTCGGATGGTATTTGAGTGCAGGAATGTCAGGCAAGCTAACTTTGTTGCTACCCGGCACACATTCCAAACATATTTTTATTGAAAATGGAAGGATCCTTGCTTTTAAGACTTATCTGACTGGAGAGTTATTTCAAGTACTCCTGGAACACAGCATTTTAAATGTTCCGGGGAAAACAAACGAAAATGAAAACCCTGATCAGGCTTTTCGCCTTGGTGTGGAAGCCAGCGAGAGCCAGGCGTTATTGCATGAGCTTTTCAAAATCAGGGCATTGACTTTACAGGACCACTTATCAGTTGCTTTGGTACCAGACTATTTGAGCGGGCTGTTGATTGGCCATGAACTACGGCAACTGGAAGTGGCCAGCGATACCATTCATCTGGCTGCCAGTGATCAGCTGGTTCATCGATACCAGCAAGCCATGGAATTATTGGGTTTGGATTGTTATCAAACCTGGGATCAGGCACAACTTAGCCAATTCACCATTAAAGGCCAAGTCCACGCCTGGCAACAGATTACTTCAGGCTATTCTGAACATCGCTCGTAG
- a CDS encoding alpha/beta hydrolase, with amino-acid sequence MKTNFQLIILSLAMIFQFETIEAQSVDSIPLYEGKIPFNLPTIELNESSSINENGHYLVTNVSEPELFVYLPSPDKATGASVIICPGGGYWVLAIRHEGHDFAKWFQERGIAAFVLKYRLPEPQIVSSREVPLLDAQRALELVRSNAPIWHINPDKVGIMGFSAGGHLAAWTSTQPISSTRPNFTILIYPVIQMSGPNAHSGSRDRILGNDPSEQEAEAHDPVVNVNDETPPAFLVHAADDPAVPIRNSINYYQKLLEHHVPASLFTIPFGGHGFGMNAAGVSWLPALEAWLQWMHYMP; translated from the coding sequence ATGAAAACAAACTTTCAACTCATAATCTTATCTCTGGCGATGATATTTCAATTTGAAACCATTGAGGCTCAGTCTGTTGATTCAATTCCTCTCTACGAAGGCAAGATTCCTTTCAACCTGCCAACCATTGAATTGAATGAGAGCAGTTCAATCAATGAAAACGGGCATTACCTGGTGACCAATGTGTCCGAGCCGGAACTTTTCGTTTACCTGCCTTCACCGGATAAAGCGACCGGAGCCTCGGTGATCATCTGTCCGGGTGGCGGCTATTGGGTCCTGGCTATCCGTCACGAAGGGCACGATTTCGCCAAATGGTTCCAGGAAAGAGGAATCGCGGCCTTTGTACTGAAATACCGCCTGCCCGAACCACAAATAGTGTCTTCCCGGGAGGTGCCCTTACTGGATGCCCAACGGGCCCTGGAACTGGTACGGTCTAATGCCCCGATATGGCATATCAACCCGGATAAGGTTGGAATCATGGGATTCTCAGCCGGAGGACATCTGGCAGCCTGGACCTCCACCCAACCAATTTCATCGACCCGGCCTAACTTTACCATCCTGATCTATCCGGTCATCCAGATGTCCGGGCCGAATGCACACTCTGGTTCCCGGGATCGAATCCTCGGCAACGACCCTTCAGAACAAGAAGCCGAAGCACATGACCCGGTCGTCAACGTCAACGACGAAACACCACCGGCATTCCTGGTACACGCGGCAGATGACCCCGCCGTACCCATCCGCAACAGCATCAACTATTACCAAAAATTACTTGAACACCACGTCCCGGCGAGTTTATTTACCATACCCTTTGGCGGCCATGGATTCGGTATGAATGCAGCAGGTGTAAGTTGGCTGCCAGCGCTGGAAGCATGGTTACAATGGATGCATTACATGCCATAG
- a CDS encoding tetratricopeptide repeat protein: MPANRDHELVTVIFTDIQGYSALTQQDESRAVDMVTHYQRIIADCTLAHHGELIQFYGDGSLSIHHSTLDAIHCAIAMQTSFRNNPTIPVRIGIHLGEIVRQDQNVFGDAVNIASRLQNLSVPGSILVSQPVAQQFLNYPEIKLKFLCTERVKNITAPIQIYAVEHEDLIVPSPNEIHRRNPIYKRPYLLVVSILFLGLLAVFLTDQFIDARRNRIMYENNIVVIPFTNNTRDTSLSYIGAWAGDMITQSLEETESVKVVSYRSLATTKTFEEMGLISPLKQIRTLKAQLAIKGNYYLLADSSFQFTSSLVNLQNNEVLIHFPIIQRRWKDLSDGILELSQRIAGYWESKGQRVLVIPRQDAHRAYMEAMRYLAKDYEKAEQALLKAIQLDSTYLDAYLLLTDIHISLNNPHHSAIADSILQQIGKRFETSSFSTKQDRMFRLYQAIVEGENENAYHILEEDYRLNPEDLFINTSMAVVALQFVNEPLRTLEILSEISPDTLDFESNYFARDRISYAIQANCQLGRFNDALRYASYYPADDEDDVHLGLRTRALVMAQDTPGINTLLQDVKLTRDQDSYARVLYTVSQEYKKLGDATKFRYYASLALNEYRSLQGYYYAQVLLDLDSSAVAMDYIKPIYESYPNIATLIFSMARCYLQQGDTAQARLLIQKLQENKPEKYDYGQSYYYQCLIYVLLGEYENAQLKLRQSINDGFYFHSAVVDNDPLLKPLFNLPGYEDITHPLRN, from the coding sequence ATGCCAGCCAATCGGGATCACGAATTGGTCACTGTTATCTTTACCGATATTCAGGGATACAGTGCCTTGACTCAGCAGGATGAATCAAGGGCAGTAGACATGGTCACCCACTATCAAAGAATTATCGCGGACTGCACATTAGCACATCATGGTGAACTAATCCAGTTTTACGGAGATGGAAGTCTGAGCATTCATCACAGTACCCTGGATGCAATTCATTGCGCTATAGCTATGCAGACTTCTTTTCGGAACAATCCAACTATTCCGGTCCGGATTGGAATTCATCTGGGAGAAATTGTTCGCCAGGATCAGAATGTATTTGGAGATGCGGTAAATATTGCTTCCCGACTCCAAAATCTTTCCGTTCCGGGAAGCATCCTGGTGTCACAACCGGTGGCACAGCAATTTTTAAACTATCCGGAAATAAAACTAAAATTCCTCTGCACAGAAAGGGTTAAAAATATTACTGCGCCAATCCAGATCTATGCTGTTGAGCATGAAGATCTGATCGTCCCTTCCCCAAACGAAATACATCGTCGAAACCCGATTTACAAACGCCCCTACCTGCTCGTTGTATCGATATTATTTTTGGGATTATTAGCCGTTTTTCTTACCGATCAGTTCATCGATGCACGACGTAACCGGATCATGTATGAAAATAATATCGTTGTAATCCCCTTCACGAACAATACACGAGATACTTCTTTGTCTTACATCGGGGCTTGGGCAGGGGACATGATTACTCAAAGTCTGGAAGAAACGGAATCGGTCAAGGTCGTGAGTTATCGAAGTCTTGCAACGACCAAAACATTTGAGGAAATGGGTTTGATTTCTCCGCTCAAACAAATCCGTACCCTCAAAGCTCAACTCGCCATAAAAGGTAATTATTACCTTTTAGCCGATTCAAGTTTTCAGTTTACCAGTTCCCTGGTTAATCTGCAAAACAATGAGGTATTAATTCATTTTCCCATCATTCAAAGAAGATGGAAGGACTTATCCGACGGCATTCTGGAACTTAGTCAGCGTATAGCAGGCTATTGGGAAAGCAAAGGTCAACGAGTTTTGGTAATTCCGCGTCAGGATGCCCACCGGGCTTACATGGAAGCGATGCGTTATCTGGCTAAAGATTATGAAAAAGCCGAACAAGCACTATTAAAGGCCATTCAACTCGATTCAACCTATCTGGATGCCTACCTACTACTCACGGACATCCACATTAGTCTGAATAATCCGCATCACTCGGCCATTGCTGACAGTATTCTCCAGCAGATCGGAAAGCGCTTTGAAACATCTTCATTTTCCACCAAACAGGATCGCATGTTTCGCCTTTATCAGGCTATTGTGGAAGGGGAAAACGAAAATGCCTACCACATTCTTGAGGAAGATTATCGTCTCAATCCTGAAGACCTGTTCATCAATACCAGTATGGCTGTGGTCGCTTTGCAATTTGTGAACGAACCCTTACGGACACTGGAAATTTTAAGTGAAATTTCACCAGATACGTTGGATTTTGAGTCCAACTACTTTGCCCGTGATCGAATTTCTTACGCCATTCAGGCAAACTGCCAGCTGGGCCGCTTTAATGATGCGTTGCGTTACGCCAGCTACTACCCGGCAGATGATGAAGATGATGTGCACCTTGGCTTGCGAACCAGAGCTCTGGTTATGGCTCAGGATACCCCTGGGATAAACACATTATTGCAGGATGTGAAATTGACCCGGGACCAGGATAGTTATGCGAGAGTCTTGTATACGGTGAGCCAGGAATACAAAAAATTAGGCGATGCAACCAAATTTAGATATTATGCTTCTCTGGCATTGAATGAATACCGGTCTTTACAGGGTTATTATTATGCCCAGGTATTGCTGGACCTGGACAGTTCAGCAGTAGCAATGGACTACATTAAACCAATCTATGAATCCTACCCAAATATTGCGACTCTCATTTTTAGCATGGCCAGATGTTACCTGCAACAGGGTGATACGGCCCAGGCTCGGCTCCTCATTCAAAAACTGCAGGAAAATAAACCTGAGAAGTACGATTACGGCCAGAGTTACTATTATCAGTGCCTGATTTATGTGCTTTTGGGTGAGTACGAAAATGCTCAGCTTAAATTGAGACAGTCAATTAATGATGGCTTCTATTTTCATTCGGCAGTCGTGGACAACGATCCATTGCTTAAGCCATTATTCAATTTACCTGGTTATGAAGACATCACACATCCGCTAAGGAATTAG
- a CDS encoding XdhC family protein → MKEINKIIQAYDAIDWAKEQVALATVVRVEESAYRRIGARLLVSTSGFWTGGISGGCLEGDALKRAQIAIARDESSVVIYDTLDDDAHQIGIGLGCNGRIDVLFTPVRMNDASNPVELLKQVRNRRAPTVLYQIISVPRGDKHPLGQLAMENDADAFADSIGFDISTLEYWTNECKESRKSLVRTITTGTQDQYDLLLEFVRPRIKLVCIGDNYDVNAFVSIGHELNWEVHVAGKARKLSKYAYEFADKIHDYETIKQLPLDDYSAVILMSHDYKIDLTLLKHFIGKPFPYLGLLGPKKRMLKMQDELEKSQPPVHLEHLANLHAPVGLDIGAESPEEIALSIAGEIIAVMRDRQGTFLKDRPGPIHDR, encoded by the coding sequence TTGAAAGAGATCAACAAAATCATTCAAGCCTACGATGCTATTGACTGGGCCAAAGAGCAGGTGGCTTTAGCCACCGTCGTACGTGTGGAGGAATCTGCCTACCGTCGCATAGGTGCCCGCTTACTGGTAAGTACCAGTGGTTTCTGGACCGGTGGTATCAGCGGTGGCTGTCTGGAAGGCGATGCCCTTAAAAGAGCACAGATCGCCATCGCCCGTGACGAAAGTTCAGTTGTCATTTACGATACACTAGACGATGACGCCCATCAGATTGGAATCGGATTGGGTTGCAATGGACGCATCGATGTGCTGTTTACACCGGTAAGGATGAATGATGCATCCAATCCGGTGGAATTATTGAAACAGGTCCGTAACCGGCGTGCACCTACCGTTTTATACCAAATCATTTCCGTACCCCGGGGTGACAAGCATCCGCTGGGTCAGCTGGCTATGGAAAATGATGCTGACGCTTTTGCAGATTCCATTGGATTTGACATTTCAACCCTTGAATACTGGACTAATGAATGCAAGGAATCGCGCAAATCATTGGTCCGGACCATCACGACCGGGACACAGGATCAGTATGATCTCCTCCTCGAGTTTGTCCGGCCACGAATCAAGTTGGTCTGCATTGGTGATAATTACGATGTCAATGCCTTCGTCAGTATCGGGCATGAGTTGAACTGGGAAGTCCATGTAGCCGGCAAAGCGAGGAAATTAAGTAAATACGCCTATGAATTTGCAGATAAAATCCATGATTACGAAACCATCAAACAATTGCCTCTGGATGACTATTCTGCGGTGATCCTGATGTCACACGATTATAAAATCGATCTGACCTTATTGAAACATTTTATTGGCAAGCCGTTCCCCTACCTCGGTTTGCTTGGCCCTAAAAAAAGAATGTTGAAAATGCAGGATGAGCTGGAGAAATCCCAACCACCGGTCCATCTGGAACACCTTGCCAATCTTCATGCTCCGGTTGGATTGGATATTGGAGCAGAATCCCCGGAAGAAATTGCACTCTCCATTGCGGGCGAGATCATCGCCGTAATGCGTGACAGGCAGGGCACTTTCCTGAAGGACCGACCGGGGCCCATTCACGATCGTTAA
- a CDS encoding bifunctional 4-hydroxy-2-oxoglutarate aldolase/2-dehydro-3-deoxy-phosphogluconate aldolase — protein MNQMPAEDFQKDSFRSTPVIGILRGYHAGQIKGLVDRYLSAGFTCLEVTWNSPDAGNTIQMLADTYGDDLLLGAGTILTINDLDQSLDAGARFVVTPIVQPEVIASCVRQQIPVFPGAFTPTEVYQAWNLGATAVKLFPAEFGGLAYLKSIQAPLTGIPLIPTGGVSEDNISDFLDAGVFAVGMGSQLFPRKFVLTSDWTRLELHFSQLKRKIMEWNEKGK, from the coding sequence TTGAATCAGATGCCGGCAGAAGATTTTCAGAAAGATTCGTTTCGCAGTACACCGGTCATCGGCATACTGCGCGGATACCATGCAGGACAGATAAAGGGGCTGGTCGATCGATACCTATCCGCTGGGTTCACATGCCTTGAAGTTACCTGGAACAGTCCGGATGCCGGTAATACCATCCAAATGCTGGCAGACACCTATGGGGATGATCTGCTCCTGGGCGCAGGCACCATTCTTACCATCAATGACCTGGATCAATCTCTGGATGCAGGAGCCCGGTTTGTTGTCACCCCAATTGTTCAGCCGGAGGTCATCGCAAGTTGTGTACGTCAGCAGATACCTGTTTTTCCCGGAGCTTTTACGCCTACTGAAGTGTACCAGGCCTGGAATCTGGGAGCCACCGCAGTTAAGTTATTTCCAGCTGAATTTGGAGGTTTGGCTTATCTGAAATCCATCCAGGCACCTTTGACAGGGATTCCACTTATCCCGACAGGTGGCGTGTCGGAAGACAACATAAGCGACTTTCTCGATGCAGGTGTATTTGCGGTTGGTATGGGTAGTCAATTGTTTCCCAGGAAATTCGTTCTCACTTCGGACTGGACCAGATTAGAGTTGCACTTTTCACAACTCAAACGAAAGATCATGGAATGGAATGAAAAAGGTAAATAA
- a CDS encoding 2-isopropylmalate synthase, with amino-acid sequence MKSEETILFLDTTLRDGEQTSGVSFTDQEKLSIAKLLLEDLAVDRIEIASALVSVGELEGARKITQWAEKKNMLDRIEILGFVDGDRSINWIRDSGGTVLNLLCKGSAKHCTYQLKKTRQEHSGDICQVLERAQKAGLRVNIYLEDWSNGIQDDPDYVYFMVDQLKDHGVSRFMLPDTLGILNHQNTHTFCKQMIDWFPSVAFDFHGHNDYDLSVANIYEAIRAGIRCIHTTLNGLGERAGNTPLSSAVAVIKDHLQLNTNIREENLYAVCKIVESYSGIRIPQNKPVIGESVFTQTSGIHADGDQKHNLYHNKLSPERFNRKRQYALGKLAGKASLKQNLDELGIELDSESLRIVTQRINELGDRKETVTKEDLPYIIADVLDTKQREEKVRIINYSLSVAAGLNSVATLRLRVEDKEFEQSASGDGQYDAFMRALYTIYDRLGKPIAKLVDYTVTIPPGGKTDALCHTAITWELKEKRFTTIGLDSDQAIAAIKATTKMLNLLEY; translated from the coding sequence ATGAAATCGGAAGAAACCATTCTTTTCCTGGACACAACGCTCCGTGACGGAGAGCAGACCTCTGGTGTCTCATTTACCGACCAGGAGAAACTGAGTATTGCAAAATTGCTCCTGGAAGATCTTGCCGTAGACCGAATAGAAATTGCATCAGCATTGGTCTCGGTCGGTGAGCTGGAAGGAGCCAGAAAGATCACCCAGTGGGCGGAGAAGAAAAATATGCTGGACCGCATCGAAATCCTGGGGTTTGTAGATGGTGACCGCTCGATCAACTGGATACGGGATTCCGGTGGGACCGTGTTGAATCTGCTGTGCAAAGGATCTGCAAAACATTGCACTTACCAATTGAAGAAGACCAGACAGGAACATTCCGGCGATATTTGCCAGGTGCTTGAGCGAGCTCAGAAAGCAGGTCTCCGGGTGAACATCTATCTGGAAGACTGGTCCAATGGTATCCAGGATGATCCCGATTACGTCTATTTTATGGTAGACCAGCTTAAAGATCATGGTGTCAGCCGTTTTATGCTGCCAGATACGCTGGGCATCCTGAATCACCAGAATACCCATACCTTTTGCAAACAGATGATCGACTGGTTTCCGTCGGTTGCTTTTGATTTCCATGGCCATAACGATTATGATCTTTCGGTAGCTAATATTTACGAGGCGATCCGGGCGGGTATCCGGTGTATCCATACTACGCTGAATGGATTGGGTGAAAGAGCCGGAAACACGCCCCTTTCCAGCGCCGTGGCTGTCATCAAAGACCATTTGCAATTAAACACCAACATTCGGGAGGAGAATTTATATGCCGTATGCAAGATTGTGGAATCGTACTCTGGCATCCGGATACCCCAGAATAAGCCAGTCATCGGCGAGTCGGTATTCACCCAAACCAGTGGTATCCATGCCGACGGTGATCAAAAGCACAACCTTTATCACAATAAGCTATCACCCGAACGATTTAACCGTAAACGTCAATATGCTTTAGGAAAACTGGCGGGCAAGGCATCACTGAAACAAAACCTGGATGAGCTTGGCATCGAGCTCGATTCAGAAAGCCTCCGCATTGTCACCCAGCGCATCAACGAACTGGGCGACCGGAAGGAGACCGTTACCAAAGAGGATCTGCCCTACATCATCGCCGATGTACTGGATACCAAACAGCGCGAAGAAAAAGTCCGTATCATCAATTACAGCCTCTCGGTTGCCGCGGGACTCAATTCGGTTGCCACCTTGCGGCTGCGTGTGGAGGATAAGGAATTTGAACAATCGGCATCGGGCGATGGCCAGTATGATGCCTTTATGCGGGCGCTGTATACCATCTATGACCGGTTGGGCAAGCCCATCGCGAAACTGGTTGATTATACAGTCACCATCCCTCCCGGAGGTAAAACGGATGCTTTATGCCACACCGCTATCACCTGGGAGTTGAAAGAAAAACGATTTACTACGATAGGTCTGGATTCCGACCAGGCTATTGCAGCGATAAAGGCAACCACTAAAATGCTCAATTTGCTGGAATATTGA
- a CDS encoding molybdopterin molybdotransferase MoeA, translating into MISVEDAIAILDQHIRDFGIVTVDLDEAWNRVLREDIYADRPMPPYDRVTMDGIAILHKQYAMGQITFPIESVAAAGAVRQRLDDGMHCIEVMTGAILPLGTDTVVRYEDLEIRDGSAHIMHPVKEGQNIHYQGEDRKSGELLIPSGTVFSPAEIGVAASAGKARVQVSQLPRILLISTGNELVDIHQEPQPHQIRKSNVYRIASTLKSLRLEPEIIHLDDDLEEIIKVLKPAITEYDILLLSGGVSKGKFDFLPEALESLGVVKHFHRITQRPGKPFWFGSHPTGSTVFAFPGNPISSFLCTQAYFMPWMKKSMGFPEYTQPKAILAEDVVFKPDLTYYLEVTVLFGDDGRLMAIPRNGHGSGDLANLLRADAFVKLPRGQDLFEAGAVYPLIPFRNFIGC; encoded by the coding sequence ATGATTTCCGTCGAAGATGCAATAGCGATACTCGATCAGCATATCCGTGATTTTGGAATTGTGACCGTCGACCTGGATGAGGCCTGGAACCGTGTGCTCCGGGAGGACATTTATGCTGATCGCCCGATGCCGCCTTACGACCGGGTTACGATGGATGGTATTGCGATTCTGCATAAGCAATACGCTATGGGACAAATTACATTCCCGATTGAGTCTGTCGCAGCTGCCGGCGCTGTCCGGCAGCGACTCGATGATGGTATGCATTGCATAGAAGTTATGACCGGTGCCATCTTACCTTTGGGTACGGATACGGTGGTCCGTTATGAAGATCTGGAGATTCGGGATGGATCAGCTCATATCATGCATCCGGTCAAGGAAGGCCAGAATATCCATTATCAGGGTGAGGACCGGAAGTCTGGTGAACTTTTAATACCGTCAGGAACGGTATTTTCTCCGGCTGAAATAGGCGTTGCCGCTTCTGCTGGTAAAGCCCGGGTACAAGTATCCCAGCTGCCGCGTATTCTGCTGATATCTACTGGAAATGAACTGGTAGATATTCACCAAGAACCACAACCGCATCAGATACGAAAGTCTAATGTGTATCGCATCGCATCAACCCTGAAATCGTTGCGTTTAGAGCCGGAAATCATCCATCTTGACGATGATCTGGAAGAAATTATAAAGGTGCTTAAACCGGCAATTACGGAATACGATATTCTATTGTTAAGCGGTGGCGTGTCCAAGGGTAAATTTGACTTTTTACCCGAAGCACTGGAATCACTTGGTGTGGTAAAACATTTTCACCGTATCACCCAGCGCCCCGGTAAACCTTTCTGGTTCGGAAGCCATCCCACCGGCTCCACGGTGTTTGCATTCCCGGGTAACCCGATTTCCTCGTTCCTGTGCACGCAGGCTTATTTTATGCCCTGGATGAAAAAGTCTATGGGTTTTCCCGAATATACGCAACCAAAGGCGATCCTTGCCGAGGATGTAGTGTTTAAGCCGGATCTGACCTATTATCTGGAAGTAACGGTATTATTTGGGGATGACGGCCGATTAATGGCCATTCCCAGAAATGGTCACGGGTCCGGTGATCTTGCCAATCTGCTGAGAGCCGATGCATTTGTCAAATTGCCCCGTGGCCAGGACCTATTTGAGGCGGGAGCTGTATATCCATTGATTCCTTTCCGCAATTTCATTGGATGTTGA
- a CDS encoding HAD family hydrolase encodes MPQGFLIDMDGVIYNGNQPIPGAKEFINKLLERGIPFLFLTNNSQRSPRDMVNKLAGMDINVQEEHCFTSAMATGWFLSRMKPHGTAYVLGEGGLLTSLHENGYSLVTQNPDFVVVGEGRNFTLEMVNQAVDMILDGAKLVATNLDPSPMKKGWTNLGIKAVVAMIEEASGHKAFSVGKPSPVMMRVARKKIGLATADTTMIGDTMDTDILGGLQVGYRTILTLTGVSKRELLGNYAFVPDMIVESLLEVPLD; translated from the coding sequence ATGCCTCAAGGTTTTCTCATCGATATGGATGGCGTCATCTACAATGGTAATCAACCCATTCCCGGCGCCAAAGAATTTATAAATAAGTTATTGGAGCGGGGAATTCCTTTCCTGTTCCTGACCAACAACAGTCAGAGAAGCCCGCGTGACATGGTGAATAAGCTCGCCGGCATGGACATCAATGTGCAGGAAGAACACTGTTTTACCAGTGCCATGGCTACCGGATGGTTCTTGTCCCGGATGAAGCCACATGGCACAGCCTATGTGCTGGGTGAAGGGGGGCTGCTTACCAGCCTCCATGAGAATGGCTATTCACTGGTGACTCAGAATCCGGACTTTGTAGTGGTAGGTGAAGGACGCAATTTTACCCTGGAAATGGTCAACCAGGCCGTGGATATGATCCTTGACGGCGCCAAACTGGTAGCCACTAATCTGGACCCATCACCGATGAAAAAAGGCTGGACCAATCTGGGCATCAAAGCGGTCGTTGCGATGATCGAAGAAGCTTCAGGCCATAAAGCATTTTCTGTAGGTAAGCCCAGCCCGGTGATGATGCGGGTAGCCCGAAAAAAAATTGGGTTGGCAACAGCCGACACCACCATGATTGGAGATACCATGGATACGGATATACTGGGTGGTTTACAGGTAGGTTACCGCACCATACTTACCCTTACCGGTGTATCAAAAAGGGAACTATTGGGAAACTATGCATTTGTTCCGGATATGATTGTTGAATCCCTTCTTGAAGTTCCACTGGATTAG